Proteins found in one Thalassomonas actiniarum genomic segment:
- the fliJ gene encoding flagellar export protein FliJ, whose protein sequence is MPMRQLNTLLKFEQDKEATAAQKLQAAELDYQQNLQRLTGVQDYRLEYMKRLSQRSLSGIDSATYSHFHGFIAKLDHAAEQVQIAIKQAKSMLELRKKQWLAQRQKVKAVEHLKEQQLKKVAVLAEKREQKMFDEIATQQFIRRNY, encoded by the coding sequence ATGCCGATGAGACAGTTAAACACCCTGCTTAAATTTGAGCAGGATAAAGAAGCCACCGCCGCTCAGAAGTTGCAGGCGGCAGAGCTGGACTACCAGCAGAACCTGCAAAGGTTAACCGGGGTGCAGGATTATCGCCTGGAGTATATGAAGCGCTTAAGTCAGCGCTCACTTTCGGGCATAGACAGTGCCACTTACAGTCATTTTCACGGTTTTATTGCCAAACTCGATCATGCCGCCGAGCAGGTACAGATCGCCATTAAACAGGCAAAATCCATGTTGGAACTGAGAAAGAAACAATGGCTGGCGCAGCGTCAGAAGGTGAAAGCGGTAGAGCACCTGAAAGAGCAGCAATTAAAGAAAGTGGCTGTGCTCGCGGAAAAGCGCGAACAGAAGATGTTTGATGAAATTGCCACCCAACAGTTTATCCGCCGTAACTATTAA
- a CDS encoding flagellar hook-length control protein FliK: MNQINFLSQDLIKTADNKADSSGVESRSQGRDDSFSSLVEQHSQNDPRNKTERQSNKSGNSTGNLAGNEGGNRAADKSVKDVSRPKDSSKAGEPVEPAEQNAEPVAREASETDNQVAKEAENVENTEPGTNGKPDKAKDPQSLIDLLGASAKLLQQQVMGEGAGKQELTGDVNIDADLLETSSGETSVLAKLKGLVSQPTSAKEINVQLEGQAVEGENLEGEGSEAETLIAEQAAKQANKAQTSAQDAELLAKLKGGEAEAATKDKAGQLEAPLSDKKLSPQELMAKAQQALAAELNAKAAAGNGDNETGEAGDDVLMDKTFTAGKVSLAEGDISAKKSIQVNKAPGDATKGGGAAALAQSAANNPSPDQAVADIDPAVGDNIAVADTKAAALQNQGGTENHRPLGLAAEHGGQGTGSQGGSEQGKNNGNQSGQQPSSAEALMAKEETSQAQQHKVATTPLKEQSVLAAQMNNSALANSETPQAHNSEHVLDSVATKVNAENLQTQKNNLTTLNEALNLRKDFAGPMKEKVMIMINQKIQQVEIRLDPPELGNMHVRVNLQNEQAAVNFLVQSQQAKEALEQGMGKLKDMLSESGVDVGDANVAQQQQGSGDNEQGFGHDQQGNGRENHGLEQPELVMQASFEQGTASGVDYYA, translated from the coding sequence ATGAATCAAATTAATTTTTTATCACAAGATCTTATCAAAACTGCTGATAATAAAGCAGATAGTTCAGGTGTTGAATCAAGATCCCAGGGCAGGGACGACAGCTTTTCTTCCCTGGTAGAGCAGCACAGCCAAAATGATCCCCGCAATAAAACCGAGCGGCAAAGCAATAAAAGCGGCAACTCAACCGGCAACTTAGCCGGTAATGAAGGCGGCAACCGCGCCGCTGATAAAAGCGTGAAAGACGTTTCGCGGCCAAAAGATAGTAGCAAAGCCGGTGAACCTGTGGAGCCGGCAGAGCAAAACGCGGAACCTGTGGCCAGAGAAGCGTCAGAGACTGATAATCAGGTGGCCAAAGAAGCCGAAAATGTTGAAAATACCGAGCCCGGAACGAACGGCAAGCCGGATAAAGCCAAAGATCCCCAGAGCCTGATTGACCTGCTTGGCGCTTCGGCCAAGTTGTTGCAGCAGCAAGTTATGGGCGAAGGCGCAGGTAAACAGGAGTTAACCGGTGATGTCAATATCGATGCCGACTTGCTGGAGACGAGTTCAGGAGAAACTTCTGTGCTTGCCAAACTTAAAGGCCTGGTAAGCCAGCCGACATCGGCAAAGGAAATAAATGTACAGCTTGAAGGACAAGCAGTCGAGGGAGAAAACCTGGAAGGTGAAGGCTCTGAGGCAGAAACCCTAATAGCAGAGCAGGCGGCAAAACAGGCGAACAAGGCACAAACAAGCGCACAAGATGCTGAGTTATTGGCGAAACTAAAAGGCGGAGAAGCCGAAGCGGCAACGAAAGACAAAGCCGGACAGTTGGAAGCCCCTTTAAGTGACAAAAAATTGTCACCCCAGGAACTTATGGCTAAGGCGCAGCAAGCACTGGCGGCAGAGCTAAATGCTAAAGCCGCTGCCGGTAATGGTGACAATGAAACCGGTGAAGCGGGCGATGATGTCTTGATGGATAAAACCTTTACGGCAGGCAAGGTGTCCCTGGCAGAAGGCGATATCAGTGCTAAAAAGTCGATTCAGGTTAATAAGGCCCCAGGTGATGCAACTAAAGGGGGCGGGGCTGCAGCTCTGGCCCAATCTGCGGCGAATAATCCGTCCCCGGATCAAGCCGTGGCAGATATTGACCCTGCTGTGGGTGATAATATAGCTGTTGCCGATACTAAAGCCGCAGCCTTGCAAAACCAAGGCGGCACAGAAAACCACCGGCCTTTAGGTTTGGCGGCTGAGCACGGCGGGCAAGGTACCGGCAGCCAGGGGGGCAGCGAGCAGGGAAAAAATAACGGCAACCAGTCGGGGCAGCAGCCAAGTTCCGCTGAGGCGTTAATGGCGAAAGAAGAAACCAGCCAGGCCCAGCAACATAAAGTGGCGACAACTCCCTTGAAGGAACAAAGCGTATTGGCGGCGCAAATGAATAACTCCGCCCTTGCCAACTCGGAAACGCCGCAGGCGCACAATTCTGAGCATGTCTTAGATTCGGTAGCCACTAAGGTGAATGCCGAAAATTTGCAGACGCAAAAAAATAACCTGACCACCCTTAATGAAGCCCTGAACCTGCGTAAAGATTTTGCCGGCCCGATGAAAGAAAAAGTCATGATCATGATTAACCAGAAAATTCAGCAGGTGGAAATACGTCTTGACCCGCCGGAGCTGGGCAATATGCATGTCAGGGTGAATCTGCAAAATGAGCAGGCGGCGGTAAACTTTTTAGTGCAAAGCCAGCAGGCAAAAGAAGCGCTGGAGCAGGGGATGGGCAAACTCAAAGATATGCTTTCGGAAAGCGGTGTTGATGTCGGCGATGCCAATGTTGCCCAACAGCAGCAGGGCTCCGGGGATAATGAACAGGGTTTTGGCCATGATCAGCAAGGCAATGGCCGGGAAAACCATGGGCTTGAACAGCCGGAGCTGGTGATGCAGGCAAGTTTTGAGCAAGGCACGGCTTCCGGGGTTGATTACTATGCCTAG
- the fliL gene encoding flagellar basal body-associated protein FliL: MADDKELELDKPAKNKKIIIIAAVVAVLALAGGAAFFFLGGDSVSEAELEAALDTADPAVVAAQVEETAAAEAGTALYVPMPRPFRFNVPGASRDRFVEIRVQLLVRGADNEETAKKHVPLLESTLLGVFSQANADDLSTSAGKTSLKQKSLAEVQKIMMDIAGNKIIEQVLFTGFVMQ, from the coding sequence ATGGCTGATGACAAAGAATTAGAGCTGGATAAACCGGCAAAAAATAAAAAAATTATCATCATTGCTGCTGTCGTTGCCGTTCTTGCCCTGGCAGGCGGGGCCGCCTTCTTTTTTCTCGGCGGTGATTCGGTAAGCGAAGCTGAACTTGAAGCGGCACTCGATACTGCAGATCCGGCGGTGGTTGCTGCCCAGGTCGAAGAAACGGCGGCGGCAGAAGCCGGTACCGCCTTGTATGTGCCGATGCCGCGTCCGTTCCGTTTTAATGTCCCGGGGGCTTCCCGAGACAGGTTTGTTGAAATCCGGGTGCAGCTGTTGGTACGCGGTGCAGACAATGAAGAAACCGCGAAAAAACATGTGCCTTTGCTGGAAAGCACCCTGTTAGGGGTTTTCTCGCAGGCCAATGCCGATGATCTCTCCACCAGTGCCGGAAAAACCTCACTGAAGCAAAAGTCGCTGGCGGAAGTGCAAAAAATTATGATGGATATCGCCGGTAATAAAATCATTGAACAGGTATTGTTTACCGGTTTTGTTATGCAATAG
- the fliM gene encoding flagellar motor switch protein FliM, with the protein MSDLLSQDEIDALLHGVDDVEEEEIVEESVEQEGTSDYDFSSQDRIVRGRMPTLEMVNERFARHMRISLFNMMRRSAEVSINGIQMIKFGEYVHTLFVPTSLNMVRFRPLKGTALITMEARLVFILVDNFFGGDGRYHAKIEGREFTPTERRIIQMLLKLIFEDYKEAWSPVMDVSFEYLDSEVNPSMANIVSPTEVVVISSFHIELDGGGGDFHVALPYSMLEPIRELLDAGVQSDKEDTDMRWSKALRDEIMDVPVELSTKFLEVDLPLSQVMELEAGDIIPIEMPDHITVLIEDLPSFRAKLGRSRDNVALKIESKIKRPESVKSELTILTKGGKRLDSDAELHLLEDDL; encoded by the coding sequence GTGAGTGATTTATTATCGCAAGACGAGATCGATGCGCTACTTCATGGTGTCGATGATGTCGAAGAAGAAGAAATAGTTGAGGAGTCCGTCGAACAGGAAGGGACTTCCGACTATGATTTTTCCTCACAGGACCGTATCGTTCGCGGTCGTATGCCGACCCTGGAAATGGTGAACGAACGTTTTGCCCGTCATATGCGTATCAGCTTGTTTAACATGATGCGTCGCAGCGCCGAAGTTTCCATTAACGGTATCCAGATGATCAAGTTTGGTGAGTACGTACATACCCTGTTTGTACCCACCAGTTTGAATATGGTGCGTTTCAGACCGCTCAAAGGTACCGCGCTGATCACCATGGAAGCCCGGCTGGTGTTTATCCTGGTGGATAATTTCTTCGGCGGTGACGGCCGTTACCATGCCAAAATCGAAGGGCGCGAATTTACTCCGACCGAGCGCCGTATTATCCAGATGCTGCTTAAGCTGATCTTTGAAGATTATAAAGAAGCCTGGTCGCCGGTGATGGATGTTTCTTTTGAATACCTGGACTCCGAAGTGAACCCGTCGATGGCCAATATCGTCAGCCCCACCGAAGTGGTGGTGATCAGCTCCTTCCATATCGAGCTCGATGGCGGCGGTGGTGACTTCCATGTTGCTTTGCCTTATTCCATGCTTGAACCGATACGTGAACTGCTCGATGCCGGTGTGCAAAGTGATAAAGAAGATACCGATATGCGCTGGTCCAAGGCGCTTAGGGATGAAATTATGGATGTGCCGGTAGAGCTCTCGACTAAGTTCCTGGAAGTGGATTTGCCCTTGTCGCAGGTGATGGAGCTTGAGGCCGGTGATATTATCCCGATCGAAATGCCGGATCATATTACCGTGCTGATTGAAGACCTGCCGTCGTTCAGGGCCAAGCTTGGCCGCAGCCGCGACAATGTTGCCCTGAAAATAGAATCGAAAATCAAACGTCCTGAGTCGGTGAAATCTGAATTGACGATATTGACCAAAGGCGGTAAACGCCTGGACAGCGATGCCGAGCTGCATCTGTTAGAAGATGATTTATAA
- the fliN gene encoding flagellar motor switch protein FliN, whose protein sequence is MSNENDDDLGMWDEALNEQAAAKAQASGDLDAEKVELEELEEDAPISGEEKRKLDAILDIPVTISMEVGRSHISIRNLLQLNQGSVVELDRVAGESLDVLVNGTLIAHGEVVVVNDKFGIRLTDVISQIERIKKLK, encoded by the coding sequence ATGAGCAATGAAAATGATGATGATCTGGGGATGTGGGACGAGGCACTGAATGAGCAGGCTGCCGCTAAAGCCCAGGCAAGCGGTGATCTTGATGCCGAAAAGGTTGAGCTGGAAGAGCTTGAGGAAGACGCCCCGATTTCCGGCGAAGAAAAACGTAAACTGGATGCGATTTTAGATATCCCGGTGACCATTTCCATGGAAGTGGGCCGCAGCCATATCAGTATCCGTAATTTGTTGCAGTTGAACCAGGGCTCAGTGGTGGAACTTGACCGGGTGGCCGGTGAGTCTTTAGACGTGCTGGTTAACGGTACCTTGATTGCCCACGGCGAAGTGGTTGTGGTCAATGACAAGTTTGGTATTCGCCTGACGGATGTCATCAGTCAGATAGAAAGAATCAAGAAATTAAAATAA
- the fliO gene encoding flagellar biosynthetic protein FliO gives MMRYILACLLLLSSLMSFAQETAPEKAGQTPVATAQQTPGQDKEQATPEGAPTEVGKHVGTNMDSMSFILSFLMILALIFVCAMLLKKFQPGLQQQNGLKVITSLSLGAKERVVVVQAGEQQLLLGVTAHQITLLDSLEEPLAQGTPITGDLGQSFAKLLRKSS, from the coding sequence ATGATGCGGTATATACTTGCCTGTTTGTTATTGCTCTCTTCCTTGATGAGTTTTGCCCAGGAAACGGCTCCGGAAAAGGCCGGGCAAACGCCTGTGGCTACGGCGCAGCAAACTCCCGGGCAGGACAAGGAGCAGGCAACGCCTGAAGGCGCCCCCACCGAGGTGGGCAAGCATGTCGGCACCAACATGGACTCGATGAGTTTTATCTTGTCATTTTTGATGATACTGGCGCTGATTTTTGTTTGCGCCATGTTATTAAAGAAATTTCAGCCGGGGTTGCAGCAGCAAAACGGTTTGAAGGTAATTACCAGTTTAAGTTTAGGGGCAAAAGAACGCGTTGTTGTGGTTCAGGCGGGTGAGCAGCAATTATTATTAGGGGTGACCGCCCATCAGATCACTTTGCTTGACTCCCTTGAAGAGCCTTTGGCCCAGGGCACGCCGATCACCGGCGACCTCGGTCAGTCATTCGCTAAGTTATTAAGAAAGTCGTCATAG